Proteins found in one Thermodesulfobacteriota bacterium genomic segment:
- a CDS encoding integration host factor subunit alpha: MTLTKKDIVEHIHNKIGFPRQATTELVTSIFDAFKEELLKGDSVKIANFGILKVRAKRARPGRNMRTGETVEISPRSVVTFKASRKLRDALNKKL; the protein is encoded by the coding sequence ATGACACTGACCAAAAAAGACATTGTAGAGCATATTCATAACAAGATCGGCTTCCCCCGACAGGCGACTACTGAGCTGGTTACATCAATATTTGATGCCTTTAAAGAGGAGCTGTTAAAGGGAGATAGTGTCAAGATTGCGAATTTTGGCATCTTGAAGGTTCGGGCGAAAAGAGCAAGGCCGGGACGGAACATGCGTACCGGAGAAACAGTAGAGATATCACCCCGATCTGTAGTTACCTTCAAGGCCAGTAGAAAGCTGCGAGACGCCCTTAATAAGAAATTATGA
- a CDS encoding MerR family transcriptional regulator has translation MNNSIPDKRYFKIGEVSQIAGVEPHVLRYWESEFSEIKPYRPPSGQRLYRKSDLELVMEIKRLLYEEGFTIAGARKALAQGKGGQLEIGFLDSEDSKTRALLTELKKELLYLQRMFCK, from the coding sequence ATGAATAACTCTATCCCGGACAAACGTTACTTTAAGATCGGCGAGGTTAGTCAGATTGCGGGGGTAGAACCGCATGTGCTTCGCTACTGGGAGTCAGAGTTTAGTGAAATCAAGCCATATCGCCCGCCCTCCGGCCAGAGACTCTACAGGAAGTCAGATTTAGAATTGGTAATGGAGATAAAGAGGCTGCTCTATGAAGAAGGCTTTACCATAGCCGGGGCGCGCAAGGCCCTGGCCCAGGGCAAGGGGGGCCAACTGGAGATAGGTTTTCTTGATAGTGAAGATAGTAAGACCAGAGCCTTGCTGACAGAGTTAAAAAAAGAGCTGTTATATCTGCAGCGGATGTTTTGTAAGTAA